One genomic segment of Kocuria rhizophila DC2201 includes these proteins:
- a CDS encoding beta-ketoacyl-ACP synthase III — translation MATIKQNIPHAHTRILGIGAYRPSEIVTNDDVCQWIESSDEWIVKRTGIHTRHRAPEDVSVLDMAEHAAREALENSGLTGEQLSTIIVSTVSFPYLTPSLAANLADRLGATPAAAYDISAACAGYCYGVAQADSLVRSGDSTNVLVIGVEKLSDVIDNHERSISFLLGDGAGAVVIGPSEVPGIGPSVWGSDGSKWDAIRMTHPLTDIRTVERGGQRTFAKDLVDPETGEMDPDATLWPTLRQDGQTVFRWASWEGARVAQEALDAAGLAPEDLAAFVPHQANMRIIDQMAKVLKLPESVIIARDIAEAGNTSAASIPLATHRLLAEHPELSGKPSLQIGFGAGLVYGAQVVLLP, via the coding sequence GTGGCGACCATCAAACAGAACATTCCCCACGCCCACACCCGCATCCTGGGCATCGGCGCGTACCGACCGTCCGAGATCGTCACCAACGACGACGTCTGCCAGTGGATCGAGTCCTCGGACGAGTGGATCGTCAAGCGCACCGGCATCCACACCCGCCACCGCGCCCCCGAGGACGTCTCCGTGCTGGACATGGCGGAGCACGCGGCCCGGGAGGCGCTGGAGAACTCCGGACTGACCGGGGAGCAGCTGAGCACCATCATCGTCTCCACGGTGTCCTTCCCGTATCTCACTCCCTCCCTCGCGGCCAACCTGGCCGACCGTCTGGGGGCCACCCCGGCGGCGGCCTACGACATCTCCGCCGCGTGCGCCGGGTACTGCTACGGGGTGGCCCAGGCGGACTCGCTCGTGCGCTCCGGGGACTCCACCAACGTGCTCGTGATCGGTGTGGAGAAGCTCTCGGACGTCATCGACAACCACGAGCGCTCCATCTCCTTCCTGCTCGGCGACGGCGCCGGCGCCGTGGTGATCGGCCCGTCCGAGGTCCCCGGCATCGGTCCCTCCGTATGGGGCTCGGACGGCTCCAAGTGGGACGCCATCCGCATGACGCACCCGCTCACCGACATCCGCACGGTCGAGCGCGGCGGTCAGCGCACCTTCGCCAAGGACCTCGTGGACCCGGAGACCGGTGAGATGGACCCGGACGCCACCCTGTGGCCCACGCTGCGCCAGGACGGCCAGACCGTCTTCCGCTGGGCGTCCTGGGAGGGTGCCCGGGTGGCCCAGGAAGCGCTCGACGCCGCCGGGCTGGCCCCGGAGGACCTCGCGGCCTTCGTTCCGCACCAGGCGAACATGCGCATCATCGACCAGATGGCCAAGGTGCTCAAGCTGCCCGAGTCCGTGATCATCGCGCGCGACATCGCCGAGGCCGGCAACACCTCCGCCGCGTCCATCCCCCTGGCCACCCACCGGCTGCTCGCGGAGCACCCGGAGCTCTCCGGGAAGCCCTCC